The following proteins are co-located in the Microcystis wesenbergii NRERC-220 genome:
- a CDS encoding putative toxin-antitoxin system toxin component, PIN family, with product MKVVLDVNVWISGLLWGGVPGKILKLAKNQRITIITPQEFLSRYFNE from the coding sequence ATGAAAGTTGTTCTAGATGTCAATGTTTGGATTTCAGGATTGTTGTGGGGAGGAGTTCCGGGTAAAATCCTTAAATTAGCTAAAAATCAAAGAATTACAATCATTACTCCCCAAGAATTTCTTAGTCGCTACTTTAATGAGTAG
- a CDS encoding GUN4 domain-containing protein: MSDINAQLQDILAQLQSLSERVALIEARQMLVPDIERYGKLQQFLAEGNFREADAETLRVILEAAGRTRDTLTPEDMMRFPVNVIRVLDRLWKNYSGDHFGFSAQVKLYFAVGGSINTLRTQDAETIRKFGELVGWRDKDEWRIDDYDHWDFSLAAPQGCFPALWWKSPYGLKMVTFCFTRLIECDL; encoded by the coding sequence ATGTCAGATATTAACGCCCAACTTCAGGATATTTTAGCTCAATTGCAATCTTTAAGCGAACGGGTTGCCCTCATCGAAGCGCGGCAGATGTTAGTACCGGACATCGAGCGCTATGGTAAATTACAGCAATTTCTAGCTGAGGGGAACTTTAGGGAAGCAGACGCGGAAACTCTGCGAGTTATCCTCGAAGCTGCCGGCAGAACCCGCGATACTTTAACTCCAGAGGATATGATGCGGTTTCCCGTTAATGTGATTCGGGTACTTGATCGCCTTTGGAAAAATTATAGCGGCGATCATTTCGGTTTTAGCGCTCAGGTGAAGTTATATTTTGCCGTCGGTGGTAGTATTAACACCCTGCGTACCCAAGATGCGGAAACGATTAGAAAATTTGGGGAATTGGTGGGATGGCGCGACAAAGATGAGTGGCGTATCGATGATTATGATCACTGGGATTTTAGTCTAGCAGCTCCTCAAGGCTGTTTTCCTGCCCTCTGGTGGAAGTCTCCCTACGGGTTAAAAATGGTGACTTTTTGTTTTACTCGCCTGATAGAGTGCGATTTATAG
- a CDS encoding tetratricopeptide repeat protein has translation MKSFALLTTVSLISLSTLATVRPVMALESRQPAETRIAQGNNQDAIGHYNRGVDYIQQEKYDLALAEFTKAININPRLAEAYLNRGVLYDEQGKPDLALSDYNQALNINPRFAEAYYNRGVLYDEQGKPDLALSDYNQALNINPRYAKAYYNRGNLYDDQGKPDLALSDYNQALNINPRLAEAYNGRGLLYYEQGKPDLALSDYNQALNINPRFALAYNNRGLLYDEQGKPDLALSDYNQAININPREAQAYANRGVLYYSRQEREKAIRDFRQAAELSRQQGNAALYEKIMELLRLLGAV, from the coding sequence ATGAAATCCTTTGCCCTTCTTACCACCGTCAGCCTAATCAGCCTTTCCACCCTCGCGACTGTTCGCCCCGTCATGGCGCTAGAGAGCCGACAACCAGCCGAAACCCGGATCGCTCAAGGGAACAATCAAGACGCGATCGGCCACTATAACCGGGGAGTTGACTACATCCAACAAGAAAAATACGATCTCGCTCTCGCTGAATTCACCAAAGCGATCAACATTAATCCCCGATTGGCCGAAGCTTACCTCAATCGGGGGGTTCTTTACGACGAACAGGGGAAACCCGACCTCGCCCTGTCCGATTACAATCAGGCGCTCAACATTAATCCCCGATTCGCCGAGGCTTACTACAATCGGGGGGTTCTTTACGACGAACAGGGAAAACCCGACCTCGCCCTGTCCGATTACAATCAGGCGCTCAACATTAATCCCCGATACGCGAAGGCTTACTACAATCGGGGGAATCTTTACGACGATCAGGGGAAACCCGACCTCGCCCTGTCCGATTACAATCAGGCGCTCAACATTAATCCCCGATTGGCCGAAGCTTACAACGGTCGCGGGCTTCTTTACTACGAACAGGGGAAACCCGACCTCGCCCTGTCCGATTACAATCAGGCGCTCAACATTAATCCCCGATTCGCCCTGGCTTACAACAATCGCGGGCTTCTTTACGACGAACAGGGGAAACCCGACCTCGCCCTGTCCGATTACAATCAGGCGATCAACATTAATCCCCGAGAAGCCCAGGCTTACGCCAATCGGGGGGTTCTTTATTACTCTCGACAAGAAAGGGAAAAAGCGATCAGAGATTTCCGACAAGCCGCCGAACTGTCCCGCCAGCAAGGAAACGCGGCGTTATATGAAAAGATTATGGAACTCCTACGGCTATTAGGCGCGGTCTAG
- a CDS encoding type II toxin-antitoxin system HicB family antitoxin — MRIPYTYWKESDGMFLGYLNEFPDHWTQGVDLEELIENLIDLYRTFTTEEIPGIKRVAEFEFA; from the coding sequence ATGAGGATTCCATATACATATTGGAAAGAATCAGATGGGATGTTCTTGGGCTATTTGAATGAATTTCCCGATCATTGGACCCAAGGTGTTGACTTAGAAGAATTAATCGAAAACCTGATCGATCTCTACAGAACATTTACTACGGAAGAAATCCCCGGAATCAAGAGAGTTGCAGAGTTTGAATTCGCATGA
- a CDS encoding DUF3352 domain-containing protein yields the protein MKLRSFFYLLGATVIILLGVATASFAWILADSPLSLLKGGVLREPAAAIFVPKQAPVMVSLLVNPERLESFGQLIATPANRRRSHQQIKDLEKSLLGKTGLNYQKEIKPWLGEEITLAVTSLDFDRDTDNGIQPGYLLAIQSKDGERAKEFLQASYSKQAVSGKFDLVFELYKGVNLIYQRPLTAGDNNRFLASAVVGDTVLFANNIKVLREALNNVQVPDLNLKNSPDYREALKNITEPRIAIVYGNLPPLSAWIANQPVPESPEAKQRLATAFTLKSGGIVAQTALIGVLGQDDQAPILSSPVGALSFIGENSLLVAASRDLNRFWTQVEEGLEADSPLQELITQVLNRFQSPLGLNLPEDVFSWVRGEYSLALVPSSKGMEPDSVFVGERVMGVEVDSAIEHLDELARSRGYNVVNLPLLDRTVTAWTKLTTAVPGGKAQLETLVTGVHTRVDNYEIIASSVEAMGLALSAQKNPILSSGKFRQAITALPAENDGYFYVDWRQLQPVIEAKFPIVRVLELSIKPLFNNLRSLTISSQGSENSVRRGTIFFNLGVKS from the coding sequence GTGAAATTGCGATCGTTTTTCTATCTTTTAGGTGCGACGGTAATCATTCTCCTAGGAGTCGCTACAGCCAGTTTTGCTTGGATTCTCGCCGATAGTCCTCTGTCTTTGCTCAAAGGTGGGGTGTTGCGGGAACCGGCGGCGGCGATTTTTGTGCCGAAACAGGCCCCGGTTATGGTATCCTTGTTGGTCAATCCCGAACGTTTAGAGTCTTTTGGTCAATTAATCGCTACACCGGCTAATCGACGACGTTCCCACCAACAAATTAAAGATTTAGAAAAAAGTCTGCTCGGCAAAACGGGATTAAATTATCAAAAGGAAATCAAACCCTGGTTAGGGGAGGAAATTACCCTCGCTGTTACTTCCCTAGATTTCGATCGCGATACCGATAATGGTATCCAACCGGGTTATCTTTTGGCAATTCAAAGTAAAGATGGTGAACGCGCTAAGGAATTTCTGCAAGCTTCCTACTCAAAACAGGCGGTTTCGGGCAAATTTGACCTCGTTTTTGAACTCTACAAGGGAGTTAACCTCATTTATCAACGTCCCTTGACCGCAGGAGATAATAATCGTTTTCTCGCTAGTGCCGTCGTCGGTGATACGGTGCTTTTTGCCAATAATATCAAGGTTTTGCGCGAGGCACTTAATAACGTGCAAGTACCGGATTTAAACCTAAAAAATAGCCCTGATTACCGAGAAGCCCTCAAAAATATCACCGAACCGCGTATAGCTATAGTTTACGGCAATTTACCCCCGTTATCGGCTTGGATCGCTAATCAACCCGTCCCAGAGAGTCCCGAAGCAAAACAACGATTAGCCACGGCTTTTACCCTCAAATCTGGGGGAATAGTCGCTCAAACCGCCTTAATTGGAGTCTTAGGACAGGATGACCAAGCACCAATTTTATCTAGTCCCGTGGGAGCATTATCTTTTATCGGCGAAAATAGCCTTTTAGTCGCCGCTAGTCGCGATTTAAATCGTTTTTGGACTCAGGTAGAGGAGGGGTTAGAAGCAGATAGTCCCCTACAGGAATTAATAACACAGGTCTTAAACCGCTTCCAGTCGCCTTTAGGTTTAAATTTGCCTGAAGACGTTTTTAGCTGGGTTAGAGGCGAATATAGCCTCGCTCTCGTGCCTAGTTCAAAGGGGATGGAACCCGATAGTGTTTTTGTAGGGGAACGGGTGATGGGGGTAGAGGTGGACAGTGCGATCGAGCATTTGGATGAGTTAGCCCGCAGTCGCGGCTATAATGTGGTTAATCTGCCTTTACTCGATCGAACGGTGACAGCTTGGACAAAGTTAACCACGGCGGTCCCGGGAGGAAAAGCGCAACTAGAAACGCTCGTGACGGGAGTGCATACTAGGGTCGATAATTATGAAATTATCGCTAGTTCTGTGGAAGCGATGGGTTTAGCTTTATCTGCACAGAAAAACCCCATCTTAAGTAGTGGTAAGTTTCGACAGGCAATTACTGCTCTACCCGCAGAAAATGATGGTTATTTTTACGTCGATTGGCGACAATTGCAACCAGTAATCGAGGCAAAATTCCCGATCGTGCGGGTGTTAGAATTATCGATTAAGCCTTTATTTAATAATCTGCGTTCTCTTACGATTAGCAGCCAAGGTAGTGAAAATTCTGTGCGTCGGGGAACGATTTTCTTTAACCTGGGAGTGAAGTCTTAA
- the petE gene encoding plastocyanin: MKKLGLLFATVALVVSSFFFNTASAAAETFTVKMGGDAGTLQFDPPALTIKAGDTVKWVNNKLSPHNIVFDSTKVPEAQAAKLSHKGLAFSAGESFESTFSEPGTYTYYCEPHRGAGMVGTITVQ; encoded by the coding sequence ATGAAAAAATTAGGTTTATTGTTCGCTACCGTGGCGCTAGTCGTCTCTAGCTTCTTCTTCAACACTGCCTCCGCTGCTGCGGAAACCTTCACGGTGAAGATGGGCGGTGATGCAGGTACACTACAATTTGATCCCCCCGCCCTCACTATTAAAGCAGGAGATACGGTGAAATGGGTCAATAACAAACTTTCTCCCCATAACATAGTTTTCGATAGCACCAAGGTTCCCGAAGCCCAGGCTGCTAAATTATCCCATAAAGGTCTGGCTTTTTCCGCTGGTGAGTCCTTTGAAAGCACTTTCAGCGAACCGGGTACTTACACCTACTACTGCGAACCCCATCGCGGCGCCGGTATGGTCGGAACGATTACCGTTCAGTAA
- a CDS encoding nucleotidyltransferase family protein has translation MTLKQLIQDKREDILKIATKHGAFNVRVFGSVARGEETENSDIDFLIDYDLAKTSPWFPGGLLVDLEDLLGCKVDVVTEKSLHHLIKQRILKEAIKL, from the coding sequence ATGACCCTAAAACAACTCATACAAGACAAACGAGAGGATATCCTAAAAATTGCCACCAAACATGGTGCTTTTAATGTGCGTGTATTTGGTTCCGTTGCTAGAGGTGAGGAAACCGAAAATAGTGATATTGATTTTTTAATTGATTATGATTTAGCTAAAACATCCCCTTGGTTTCCTGGTGGATTATTAGTTGATTTAGAGGATCTCTTAGGGTGTAAAGTGGATGTAGTAACTGAAAAAAGCCTTCATCATCTAATTAAACAGCGAATCTTAAAGGAGGCAATTAAGTTATGA
- the nrtS gene encoding nitrate/nitrite transporter NrtS: protein MKGIIGYFRALLSPQFAPTGIKVAVVVGTILLTINHGYAIMSGRMTGDRWLAALLTYLVPYLVNVHGQYSSYHRQQWPKKSPK from the coding sequence ATGAAAGGAATTATCGGCTATTTTCGGGCTTTATTATCCCCCCAATTTGCCCCCACTGGGATAAAAGTGGCTGTAGTGGTGGGGACAATTTTATTGACAATTAACCACGGTTATGCTATAATGTCTGGTCGCATGACAGGCGATCGCTGGCTGGCGGCATTACTGACTTATCTAGTTCCCTATCTGGTCAATGTTCATGGGCAGTATAGCAGTTATCACCGTCAACAGTGGCCGAAAAAATCGCCCAAATAA
- a CDS encoding succinate dehydrogenase/fumarate reductase flavoprotein subunit codes for MKEHDVVIVGGGLAGCRAALEIKRLNPTIDVAVVAKTHPIRSHSVAAQGGIAAALQNVDPKDNPKAHAYDTVKGSDFLADQDAVDILTQEAPEVIIELEHLGVLFSRLEDGRIAQRAFGGHSHNRACYAADKTGHAMLHELVSNLGRNQVKIYDEWYVLRLILEEGTAKGVVMYQIATGQLEILRAKAIMFGTGGYGRVYNTTSNDFACTGDGLALSAKAGIPLEDMEFVQFHPTGLYPVGVLISEAVRGEGAYLINSEGRRFMEDYAPSRMELAPRDITSRAITLEIRAGRGVNLDGSAGGPFVYLDLRHLGREKIMSRIPFCWEEAHRLVGVDAVEEPMPVRPTVHYCMGGIPVNTDGRVRLSADTLTEGFFSAGECSCVSVHGANRLGSNSLLECVVYGRRTGKSIAKYVEKRAFPVFNPDIYLQDAKEEITALLTKKGTIRIGQLRQEFQDCMTQHCGVFRTEATMREGIKQIGELKRKYEQIYLDDRGDCWNTELIEAWELQSLMVVGEIILTSALNRQESRGAHSREDFPQRDDQNFLQHTLAYYSPSGIDIDYMPVVIQDFTPVERKY; via the coding sequence ATGAAAGAACACGATGTCGTTATAGTGGGCGGTGGGTTAGCAGGATGCCGCGCCGCCTTAGAAATCAAACGCCTCAACCCGACTATCGATGTTGCTGTCGTTGCCAAAACCCACCCAATTCGTTCCCACTCCGTCGCCGCCCAGGGGGGTATCGCCGCCGCCCTGCAAAACGTTGACCCCAAAGATAATCCCAAGGCCCACGCCTACGATACCGTCAAAGGTTCCGATTTTCTAGCTGACCAGGATGCAGTGGATATTCTCACCCAAGAAGCCCCCGAAGTTATCATCGAATTGGAACATCTAGGCGTGTTATTCTCCCGTCTCGAAGATGGACGCATTGCCCAAAGAGCCTTTGGCGGTCACAGCCATAACCGGGCCTGTTACGCCGCCGATAAAACCGGTCACGCCATGCTGCACGAATTGGTCAGCAATTTAGGCCGTAATCAGGTAAAAATCTACGATGAATGGTACGTTTTGCGTCTTATCCTCGAAGAAGGTACGGCCAAAGGGGTGGTTATGTACCAAATCGCCACCGGACAGTTAGAAATCCTCCGGGCAAAAGCAATTATGTTCGGTACGGGGGGCTATGGTCGCGTTTATAACACCACCTCCAACGATTTCGCCTGTACGGGGGACGGTTTAGCTTTATCGGCAAAAGCGGGTATTCCCCTAGAAGACATGGAATTTGTCCAATTTCACCCCACTGGACTCTATCCCGTCGGTGTTTTAATCTCGGAAGCGGTCCGGGGTGAAGGCGCTTATTTAATCAATAGCGAAGGTCGTCGTTTTATGGAAGATTACGCCCCCTCGCGCATGGAATTAGCCCCCCGGGACATCACTTCCCGGGCCATTACCCTAGAAATTCGCGCCGGCCGGGGGGTAAATCTGGACGGTAGCGCCGGGGGTCCCTTTGTCTATCTGGATTTACGCCATTTAGGCCGGGAAAAAATTATGAGTCGCATTCCCTTCTGTTGGGAGGAGGCCCACCGTCTCGTCGGTGTCGATGCGGTAGAGGAACCGATGCCTGTACGTCCTACAGTTCACTATTGTATGGGAGGCATTCCCGTTAATACCGATGGTCGCGTTCGCTTAAGTGCCGATACCCTCACCGAGGGCTTTTTCTCCGCCGGGGAATGTTCCTGTGTCTCCGTCCACGGGGCCAATCGTTTGGGCAGTAATTCCCTGTTAGAATGTGTGGTCTATGGGAGAAGAACCGGCAAATCGATCGCTAAATACGTCGAAAAACGCGCTTTTCCCGTCTTTAATCCCGATATTTACCTTCAGGATGCTAAAGAGGAAATCACCGCTTTATTGACCAAAAAAGGCACGATTCGCATCGGTCAACTACGTCAGGAATTCCAAGACTGTATGACCCAACATTGCGGCGTTTTTCGCACCGAAGCGACCATGCGCGAGGGAATTAAACAAATCGGCGAATTAAAGCGCAAATACGAGCAGATTTACCTCGATGATAGGGGTGATTGCTGGAATACGGAACTAATCGAGGCCTGGGAATTACAAAGTCTCATGGTGGTGGGGGAAATTATCCTCACCTCTGCCCTCAATCGTCAAGAAAGCCGAGGGGCCCACTCCCGCGAGGATTTTCCCCAACGGGATGACCAAAATTTCCTTCAGCATACCCTCGCCTATTATTCCCCCTCCGGCATCGATATCGACTATATGCCCGTGGTGATTCAGGATTTCACCCCCGTGGAACGTAAGTATTAA
- a CDS encoding type II toxin-antitoxin system HicA family toxin: MKRHDLIAQLEQAGCYLIRRGGKHDIYHNPDTGKTEPIPRHREINERLAKKIIKSLTGDR, translated from the coding sequence ATGAAAAGACATGATTTAATTGCACAATTGGAGCAAGCTGGCTGCTACTTGATTAGACGTGGAGGGAAACATGATATTTACCATAATCCAGATACTGGAAAAACAGAACCAATTCCCAGACATCGAGAAATTAATGAGCGATTGGCTAAAAAGATTATCAAAAGTCTTACTGGTGACAGATAA
- the petJ gene encoding cytochrome c6 PetJ, translated as MKRLLISLCLLLAVVTFGMARPALADGASIFSANCASCHMGGKNVVNAAKTLKKEDLVKYGKDSVEAIVTQVTKGMGAMPAFGGRLSAEDIEAVANYVLAQAEKGW; from the coding sequence GTGAAAAGATTATTAATTTCCCTGTGCTTGCTCTTGGCTGTGGTTACTTTCGGTATGGCTCGTCCCGCTTTAGCTGATGGGGCTTCGATTTTCAGTGCTAACTGTGCTTCCTGCCACATGGGCGGTAAAAACGTGGTTAATGCCGCTAAAACCCTGAAAAAAGAAGATTTAGTTAAATACGGCAAAGATTCCGTTGAAGCTATCGTTACCCAAGTTACCAAAGGTATGGGGGCGATGCCCGCTTTCGGTGGTCGTCTCAGCGCTGAAGATATCGAAGCTGTAGCTAATTATGTCCTCGCTCAAGCGGAAAAAGGCTGGTAA
- a CDS encoding tetratricopeptide repeat protein, translated as MKSFALLTTVSLISLSTLATVRPVMALESRQPAETRIAQGNNQDAIGHYNRGVGYIQQKKYDLALAEFNKALNINPRYAEAYLNRGFLYEQQEKPDLALSDYNQALNINPRLAEAYNNRGFLYAEQGKPDLALSDFNQALNINPRLALAYSNRGLLYRQQEKPDLALAEFNKALNINPRLAEAYNGRGLLYYDQGKPDRALSDYNQAININPRFAEAYNNRGLLYDEQGKADRALSDYNQALNINPRNANAYYNRGTLYYEQGKPDLALSDFNQALNINPRLALAYSNRGLLYDEQGKADRALSDYNQALNINPRLAPAYNNRGSLYEDQGKPDLALSDYNQAININPRYANAYYNRGNLYYEQGKADLALSDFNQAININPRYAIAYVNRGVLYYYRLEREKAIRDLRQAAELYRQQGNAALYEKVMEILRLLGAV; from the coding sequence ATGAAATCCTTTGCCCTTCTTACCACCGTTAGCCTAATCAGCCTTTCCACCCTCGCGACTGTTCGCCCCGTCATGGCGCTAGAGAGCCGACAACCAGCCGAAACCCGAATCGCTCAAGGGAACAATCAAGACGCGATCGGCCACTATAACCGGGGAGTTGGCTACATCCAACAGAAAAAATACGATCTCGCCCTCGCTGAATTCAACAAAGCGCTCAACATTAATCCCCGATACGCCGAGGCTTACCTCAATCGCGGGTTTCTTTACGAACAACAGGAGAAACCCGACCTCGCCCTGTCCGATTACAATCAGGCGCTCAACATTAATCCCCGATTAGCCGAGGCTTACAACAATCGCGGGTTTCTTTACGCCGAACAGGGGAAACCCGACCTCGCCCTGTCCGATTTCAATCAGGCGCTCAACATTAATCCCCGATTAGCCCTGGCTTACAGCAATCGCGGGCTTCTTTACCGACAACAGGAGAAACCCGACCTCGCCCTCGCTGAATTCAACAAAGCGCTCAACATTAATCCCCGATTGGCCGAAGCTTACAACGGTCGCGGGCTTCTTTACTACGATCAGGGGAAACCCGACCGCGCCCTGTCCGATTACAATCAGGCGATCAACATTAATCCCCGCTTCGCCGAAGCTTACAACAATCGGGGGCTTCTTTACGACGAACAGGGAAAAGCCGACCGCGCCCTGTCCGATTACAATCAGGCGCTCAACATTAATCCCCGAAACGCCAATGCTTACTACAATCGCGGGACTCTTTACTACGAACAGGGGAAACCCGACCTCGCCCTGTCCGATTTCAATCAGGCGCTCAACATTAATCCCCGATTAGCCCTGGCTTACAGCAATCGCGGGCTTCTTTACGACGAACAGGGAAAAGCCGACCGCGCCCTGTCCGATTACAATCAGGCGCTCAACATTAATCCCCGATTAGCCCCGGCTTACAACAATCGCGGGTCTCTTTACGAAGATCAGGGAAAACCCGACCTCGCCCTGTCCGATTACAATCAGGCGATCAACATTAATCCCCGATACGCCAATGCTTACTACAATCGCGGGAATCTTTACTACGAACAGGGAAAAGCCGACCTCGCCCTGTCCGATTTCAATCAGGCGATCAACATTAATCCCCGATACGCAATCGCTTACGTCAATCGCGGGGTTCTTTACTACTATCGACTAGAAAGGGAAAAAGCGATCAGAGATTTGCGACAAGCCGCCGAACTGTACCGCCAGCAAGGAAACGCGGCGTTATATGAAAAGGTTATGGAAATCCTACGGCTATTAGGCGCGGTCTAG
- a CDS encoding HepT-like ribonuclease domain-containing protein, translating into MNEDQVYLGYILDCIDKIKEYCQGGKQEFFANSMISDAIIRRLQTLAESTQQLSEELKANIPDVDWRNISGFRNILVHDYLGGIDLNTVWDVVENYLDNLREQILRHLESVNT; encoded by the coding sequence ATGAATGAAGATCAAGTTTATCTTGGATACATTTTAGACTGTATTGATAAAATTAAGGAGTATTGCCAAGGAGGAAAACAGGAGTTTTTTGCTAATTCAATGATCAGCGATGCTATCATTAGACGCTTACAAACCTTGGCAGAATCAACTCAACAGCTTTCGGAGGAATTAAAGGCAAATATTCCCGATGTTGACTGGCGTAATATTTCTGGTTTTAGGAATATTTTAGTACATGATTATTTAGGAGGAATTGACCTTAATACAGTTTGGGATGTGGTAGAGAATTATTTGGATAATTTAAGAGAACAGATTTTAAGGCATCTAGAATCAGTCAATACTTAA